CTGCCAAGTTTTTGGCCAGCTATTTGAAACGTCCGTATACGGACTAAGCACAAACAGTGTGTAGTGCATCATATGGACACAGAATAAACGGGAAGTATGGAGGAAAGCAGATATGCGCAGGTTACTGACAGGTATGGGGCTGGCGTTGATTTTGATAAGCTTGTTCTCTGCTGTATACGCAGCAAACGCGGATACAATTACGATCGAATATCCCAATGGAAATAGAACTGCCTTAATGAATGGAGACTACATGATGAATGGGGGGACGGTTTACATAAAGCCCAACCCAATGCTTGGCCTTCTTCCATTCGCGGTGCCGGGCAAAGGGATATGGTGGATCGGAGATGAGAAGAAATTAGTCTTTGCCTTTATGGATACAGATGATTACATGAAGGAGAGATTTAGCATAAAAGTAGGGGAACATAAATTCATGGATAACGGCAACGAGTATGAACTGCGGCAGGAAGCTGTCCTGCAAGACGGACGTGTTTATTTACCGGTCAGAGCGATTGCAGAGGCATATGGATATTCCGTCCACTACGCAAACAATAACGGAACGATTGTCATCTCGATTCAAGGCGAGATTTCGAGTACGCACTAATATCACGTATTCAATTTATATACAAATCTCACCATTGAACGATGCCGGCATTGTTTACCAATACATCAAGTTGCGCATGTTCCCGTTCGATGTGACTGATTGCTTGCACCATCGAGTTCTCATTCGATACGTCCAATTGGATAAAGCGGACATCTCCATCAGCTTTAAGCTCTGCAGCTGCCCTAGCTCCATTCGCTTCATCGCGACTTCCTAAATATACAATCATGCCTAATTTTGCAAGCCCCCGAACAACCTCAAAACCAATTGACTTATTAGCTCCACTGACAAGAGCAACTCGCTGATCCATGAACTCAATCCCTCCACCTGTATGATATCCATCACATGTTGCATTTCTATATGTCTGCATCATAATGGTCAAAAAATAAAAACCTTAAACCCAGGGCTGGATAATAAGGTTATCGAATATATATGTGATTTTTGCACTCATGGTACTGTAGCCATTATTACAAAATGGGGTAAATGGGGGATTCGAAGAATCAATAGAGCACATTGCGGATATGATTTCAATGTTAAACAAGAACGCGCTTAGAACTTATCCCTTGGATGGCACTGTTTTTTCGGAGTAATAGAGGGGTATCCCACACCGAATGTGTGCCCGCTGAATAACGGAAGGAGGACAATTCATGGACAAACCCACAGCCAAAACGGCCATATTGCTCGGGGCTACTGGCCTAGTCGGGCAGGAGTTGCTGAAGATGCTTCTAAGCTCGGAGGACTATGGCGAAGTTCTGGCCATTGTCAGAAGGCGTCTCCCGGAGCGGGAGAAGCTAAAGCAATTGGTTGTAGACGACTGGGATGCGCTCGAGGAGCATGCCGAATGGTTTGAAGGTGCAACCGATGTATTTTGCTGCCTGGGGACGACAATGAAGAAGGCAGGAACGCAAGTAAACTTCCGCAAGGTGGACTATGACTACCCCTTCATGTCCGCCCGGTTGGCCAAAGCAACGGGAGCCGAACGCTTCATCATCATTACGGCGATGGGGGCGAATGCAGGTTCGAGAGTGTTCTACAACCGTGTGAAAGGGGAGTTGGAGGCGGCGATTCGGGAGCTGCGTCTTCCCTCGGTGGCGATCCTGCGTCCCTCGCTCCTTCTCGGGAAGCGTGACGAGTTTCGATTCGGCGAGCAAGCTGCGGCATGGCTGAGCAAGCTGATGCCTTTTAAGGCTGCCCTTATGAAATACAAGCCTATCCCTGCCAGTACAGTAGCAGCTGTGATGCTTCGAGTGGCCCAGATGTATTTGCCGGGAACGCATGTGTTTGACAACGAGCAATTGCATCGGATGGGGGAGAAGCACGATGAATCGAAGTTGCCTGGAACAGACGCAGGTTAATAGATTGTAAATCTAGATTTTTTTTAATGAAAAATCTCCTCAGATGGTATACACTATTTCTATTGCGCCCTGAGATGCAACTGTCGTGTGTCGGAATATCTCTGGTTCCTTCTTCGCGATTATTAAAAAATTCAAATGATAGAAAGGCGATCATGAAATTGAATCCATCATCTAAGAGTAAACGATTACAGCTGGCGTTTTTGTTGGGAGTACTTTCGCTTTTAGGTCCATTCACCATAGACACGTACTTGCCTGCTTTTCCAACGATTGTTACAGATTATCATACGACCGCTTCTTTGGTGCAAATCAGCCTGACAACTTGTCTATTAGGTCTGGGAATCGGTCAATTAGTCATAGGGCCGATGAGTGATGTGCAAGGTCGTCGCAAGCCGTTGTTGATTTTTCTCAGCTTGTATTTCCTCTCCTCGTTAACCTGCGCAATTGCGCCCAATATATATGTATTGATCGTGTCCAGATTTATACAAGGATTCGCGGCTGCAGGGGGCCTCGTTATATCCAGGGCGATTGTTCGCGATATATATAGCGGAAGGGAACTGACCAAGTTTTTTGCTTTATTGATGCTAGTAGGAAATCTCGGACCGATTGTCGCCCCGATTATGGGTGGCGCCATTCTGGCTTTTGCCGATTGGAAGGTGGTTTTCCTCGTTCTGACCGGCATAGGCATTCTATTGACACTGCTTGTGTCTATGAAGCTTGAGGAAACCTTGCCTGTGGAGAAGCGTATCCCTAGCGATATTTTGCAAGTGGTCAAGAATTTCGGAACTTTGTTGAAGGACAGAGATTTTACAGGCTATGCTCTTGCGCAAGGATTCACGGTAGGCGGCATTTTCGCGTATGTGTCGGGGATCTCGTTCGTTTATCAAAATATTTATGGCGTATCGCCTCAGGTATTCAGTCTGCTGTTTGGCGTCAATGGGTTGGGTCTGATTCTAGGGACGCAGCTGGTGGGCCGCTACTCGGAGCTTGCCTCGGAGAAAACTTATTTGAAGCTGGGCTTGCTTCTTGCGAATGTTTCTTCCGTTGTCCTGCTCATCGCTCTTCTAGTGAAAGCGCCGCTGTTGGCTGTCGCCATTCCGATATTCTTCTTCGTATCGTCCATTAGTATTATCGGCACATCTTCGTTTTCCTTGGCGATGGAAACGAAGGGACATATGGCCGGAAGTGCCTCGGCGTTGCTCGGCGTCCTGCCTTTCTTGCTAGGTTCGTTGGCAGCACCGCTAGTGGGCATTGCAGGTGAATATACAGCTATTCCTATGGGGGTTGTCATTTTTGCGGCGAGCTTCTTGGCCTTCTTGTCCTATTATGTGCTCGTTCGACGAAAGTCAACAGCTCCAGTTCAGGACAATCAAGCATCGATTCATGAAACTCACTGAATGACGCGACCGGTCCGACATGCCGACAACGGGATGATGGGCTGAATAGAAGAGTCTGGCTAGGAACATGCATCTCGGAAGAGGTGCATGTTTTTTTTGCGGTGATTCCTTTCACGATATCTCACCAAATTACCCGGGACTCTTCTACTTGTCCGCCGCTTCATGGGGCGGCCGATGCGAGCGGCTAATTGTACCCTCCGCGGGCCGTTGTTCCTTGACTCGCTTCAATGCGGCGACAATCAGAAAGCTGACAATGACGAGCAGAAGCCAGGAGCTGATCTTGCTGACATGGACAAGACGCCAGGTGTCCGATTGATTCGGGTATTCCCACGCGCTGAAGAAGGTAGCGACGTTCTCCGCAATCCAAATGAAGAAGCCGATCAGGACGAAGGAGAGCGCGAGCGGCATTCGGTAGCGCTGACGACCGACCTCGTAGGTTACCCATGTTCGCCAAAAAACGAGCAGCACCAAGGCTGACAACCACCAGCGGATGTCGATCCAGTAATGGTGGGTGAAGAAGTTCAGGTAGATGGAAGCAGCCAGCGGGGCGACCAGCCACAGTGAAGGCCAATGAACCAGGTGAACCTTCATGCGGCGCCAGGCTTGACATAAGTAGCTCGCCACGCTGGCATACATAAATCCGCTGTAGAGGGGGACGCCGCCCACCTTCGTCCAGCCCTCTTCCGGGTACGACCAGGACCCCATACGCACCTTGAACAGCTCCAGAGCCAAGCCGATCAGGTGG
This genomic window from Xylanibacillus composti contains:
- a CDS encoding copper amine oxidase N-terminal domain-containing protein; amino-acid sequence: MRRLLTGMGLALILISLFSAVYAANADTITIEYPNGNRTALMNGDYMMNGGTVYIKPNPMLGLLPFAVPGKGIWWIGDEKKLVFAFMDTDDYMKERFSIKVGEHKFMDNGNEYELRQEAVLQDGRVYLPVRAIAEAYGYSVHYANNNGTIVISIQGEISSTH
- a CDS encoding SDR family NAD(P)-dependent oxidoreductase produces the protein MDQRVALVSGANKSIGFEVVRGLAKLGMIVYLGSRDEANGARAAAELKADGDVRFIQLDVSNENSMVQAISHIEREHAQLDVLVNNAGIVQW
- a CDS encoding oxidoreductase, with protein sequence MDKPTAKTAILLGATGLVGQELLKMLLSSEDYGEVLAIVRRRLPEREKLKQLVVDDWDALEEHAEWFEGATDVFCCLGTTMKKAGTQVNFRKVDYDYPFMSARLAKATGAERFIIITAMGANAGSRVFYNRVKGELEAAIRELRLPSVAILRPSLLLGKRDEFRFGEQAAAWLSKLMPFKAALMKYKPIPASTVAAVMLRVAQMYLPGTHVFDNEQLHRMGEKHDESKLPGTDAG
- a CDS encoding Bcr/CflA family multidrug efflux MFS transporter, translating into MKLNPSSKSKRLQLAFLLGVLSLLGPFTIDTYLPAFPTIVTDYHTTASLVQISLTTCLLGLGIGQLVIGPMSDVQGRRKPLLIFLSLYFLSSLTCAIAPNIYVLIVSRFIQGFAAAGGLVISRAIVRDIYSGRELTKFFALLMLVGNLGPIVAPIMGGAILAFADWKVVFLVLTGIGILLTLLVSMKLEETLPVEKRIPSDILQVVKNFGTLLKDRDFTGYALAQGFTVGGIFAYVSGISFVYQNIYGVSPQVFSLLFGVNGLGLILGTQLVGRYSELASEKTYLKLGLLLANVSSVVLLIALLVKAPLLAVAIPIFFFVSSISIIGTSSFSLAMETKGHMAGSASALLGVLPFLLGSLAAPLVGIAGEYTAIPMGVVIFAASFLAFLSYYVLVRRKSTAPVQDNQASIHETH
- a CDS encoding DUF817 domain-containing protein; its protein translation is MHRRLGHAVQQLARFGWQQALSCVFPVAIFASLALTQLIPLPWLPRYDWLLIICLAMQVWMLRSGLETRDELKVITVFHLIGLALELFKVRMGSWSYPEEGWTKVGGVPLYSGFMYASVASYLCQAWRRMKVHLVHWPSLWLVAPLAASIYLNFFTHHYWIDIRWWLSALVLLVFWRTWVTYEVGRQRYRMPLALSFVLIGFFIWIAENVATFFSAWEYPNQSDTWRLVHVSKISSWLLLVIVSFLIVAALKRVKEQRPAEGTISRSHRPPHEAADK